The genomic region ATCCTGAGCAAACCCAGCAGGTCTGAGATCATTCCCGTCCTGATACGTTCGTTGAATCAGCAGAAGGATAGTCTTCACTCAGAAGCAGGTAGTACAGTACGGGCAGTAAGATGACGGCAAAGAGTACCCAGCCTAGATGTGAATGCGCCAGCATCATCGTGTCAAAACCGTAATAAAAACCGAGCGCCACTAATACCGTAACGCGTAAGAAATTAGCAGCGTACGAAGCGCCGGTTAAAATGAGCAGGAATTTTATAAAGTCGCGACGCGTAAAACGATGCAGAACGATAGAATACGCCAGCAGTGTGCTTATAATGAGGAACATCGAATACCACCCGAAACAGGCTAGATCCATCTTTAAGGTCATGAACTCCGTACCATGAACGTCTATGAGTCCCAGCGTATCAGGTACTAAAGAGAGCTCCAGCCCGAATAGCCGCAGAACATAAAAAACGGGTAACAGAACAGCATAATGACCGTAGTAAAGCGGCAGGCCGATGCCCAGTCTCGTCGGTACCACATAGATGATCATGAAGAAAGCAATGAAAAAAGAGGACAGATAAGCGCTGAAGAGCCCGATATCCCTGACCTGCTCGTTCCTTACGCTGGCGAGTATGAGTGATACACCAAGTAGTAAAACCATTGAATCCAGCGTCTGTAATGTGGACTGTGTATAATAGTTATACAGAAGATCGGCGAATAGCAACGTCGCACCGAGAAGCAGAAGGATACGCCGGTTGTTCTGTTTTCGGGCGATTCGCCGGTCAGTGCTCAATTTAATGAGCATGAGCACAGAGAGCGCGAAAAAAGCTGCTCCCAGGTATGCAGAGCCGTAGGTCAGCTCGATAAAACCGGCAATGATAAAAATGAGGAAAAGCACCAGAAGCAGTTTCTGGCTTTTATTCACGTTCTTTCCGGTTTCTCTGGCTGTTGCCATTCAGCTACCCCCAAAAATACACACACACACAAAAAAAAAACGATAAGCGTGTTAGTGCCGTAGTGTGTTCGTATCGCCGTATAGTTCTGAAATGGTGTGAGTCTCGTAAGTGCTTCCTGCACCGGTTATCTGAACTCATGCTATGCCCTTCCACCCGGTGCCTCTACAGCCTGGCGCCAGAGACCCACAACGGAATTCAGCTGATGCATCAGGATCGTTTGGTTACGTACGTACGTACGTAGGTACGTACCGCAGACCCCTGCTCGTGCAGGTCGCGTGGCAAGGTTTATAACCGCGAAGATATCCTTTTAAGATGGGTGTATGGCGCATGACGCAGGAGATGGACAGGCTCATTGAGAAGACTATTATTATTGCGATCATACTCGGCGTGGTGGTAGCTGCGTATCTTATCTGGGTCGCGTCACAGGAGTCATATTCCGCACTCTATCTCTATCCCGACTCGTATACAAATTACGTTGAGGCTGGTGAGACCATCTCATTTGTTTATGGCGTGCAATCCTTTGAAACAGAGCGAACAAGGTATATCTTGCTGATCTACGTGGGCAACGAGTTGCGAGACACAAAGGAATTCTGGCTTGATCGCGAAGCAATTCATGAAGAGACGCAGACCATAACCCTGCCCGAAGAGATTGACTTCCCCCTTAAAGTGCAGCTGCTGCTCGAGGCAAATGGTAACTCATATGACGTCCATTTCTGGTTAAAAGAGAAGTCCGTGTGATCTGTTGCTGTCATCTATAACCGCTGGATCGTATCAATGTTACCGGTGCGCCGTATAATGCACGATAAAAAAACGATACTCGTGGCCCGGTAAGGACGGTGTTGTCAGCATCCTAAATTCGCAAACCCCCGGTTCCAAGCCAGAACACATAATCCTGCTCCTGTAACCATGCCCGTAACGACGGCGCCCATGCAAAGACGCCGCGATCGCCCGTGCTCAATAAGGCACGAGCCTTCTCATAGCCGCGCTGCAGGATGCGCGTGCCCCGGGTCGACTTCAATATCGACACAAGAGCCGCTAACTTCTGCAGGAGCTGCGCATTCACGATCTGTCCGTACCTCTTCGCATAGGCGGTCGCGGTCATGACTAACGCCTTCTCTAATCGGCTCAGTCGCCGCCAGTTGCCGTTCCGTACGCCTTTCCTGAAACTCGCCTGGAGTTCAAGATACTGGGTGTTCTGCATGCGTGCCCTGCTGCTTATCTTGCAACGGTATAGTATAAACGTGAAGAATAAATAAAGCACCATACGGGCTTTGTGTTCGTACCCCGGGTTCGGGCATTCGGTTCTTCTCGTGCACCGCGAGCGGTCTGCTGCTCTGCAGGAGGTTCCTTGACGGTAACAACTTAGAAACTACTCGCATAATAAGGTATCGATTCCACCCGCCTGCGTGGGCTTGCGTAGACAGAGGATTATACCAGATAAAGCGGATAAAGGAAAACGAGCAGCAAAAAGCAGTGGCCGAATATGGATTCGATTATGCTCTCAGAACGCGGGATAGCTTGCAACGTGCAGCGATAAAAACAGTAAGTACGTGTTACTGGGTCGTCTGCACAGTTGCACGATTGTGCGGTAAGAATTCGATTGAACGGCTTTCACGGGGAGAGTGGGGCGGCATCCAGGGACAGTGGATCCAAAAAGGCCAATCTGCTGAAGCTCGTGCGGAGTTCAGCGCGTAGCTCACTATCTGTAGCGCCGCAATCTGGTACGATCTCCCACCTGCACCAGATCACCGATCGGCGTGAACGCCACATCGTCCCAGTAAACCGTCACATCGAGATACTCCACCGATTCCGCAGCATAAACGCGCAGGGTCACGGTCGTATCGCCCGCGGTGAGGTACACGGGAACCTCAACCAGGCGCCAGCCCGATTTCACCCGTGGCACGGTACGCTTGATCCACTCAGCTTCCCACCAGTCGTATCGTGACTGCACCCAGTCATTAAAAGCTTCACGGGTCTTGATATGCTCATTCCAGATCCAGTACGGGCCCACAAACTCCTCCACCACCCAGCCGGTATAGCCCGCATCGCGCCCTGAAACGTCATCTGACCAGACGACCTCGTCATTCACGAGCACCTGCTTGATCAGCTTCTTACCTTCAGCCGAGGTCGTTTCATACGTATCGCGGACCGTGAACGATAAAACCGCAACACCGTCATTCGCCACATAAACGTCCTGACTCAGCGCGGCATAATCGCCGCTCGTCAGCCGGCCACGCTGCGTCATGCCATAGGAGAACGGTGGTGAGGTATTTTCGTGCGCGTACAGCGCGCTGTCAAAATGGCCGCGGGACGCAAACGTCCACCACCCGATCGAGCGCATATCACCGTTATCCACCACGGGCAACGGCTCGAGGCCGTACCGCACCAGCGGCTCTAAAGTATTGAGATTGAGCGCGGTCGAGACCGAAAGCGCGATAAAGCGGTAAGGCTTCTCACTCACGCGGCTCTTGAAGAGCAGGAATTCGAGCTGCTGGGTACTGCCGACCCTATCAGAAGTGAAGGTCAGCGGTTGCTCCCATGTTTCACCCTGCTTCAGCCATTTGCTCCTCGTCTGAAGTACACGGCCTTCAAATCGCAGCTGGAGCAGATACTCCTGTTCCGCGCGATCATGGTGCTCTACCCGCGCGAGAAACGCCATCGGCTCGCCGAGATACAACGCGGTGGGGTACGTATCCTCCCTGCCTGCCGCATCAAGAATGGCGAACGAGGCGGGTAGCGATTCCTCGAGAAGTGCGGTGATCGGCTCGATCCGCACATCATCCCACCAGACCGTGATCGGGAAGTCTGAGCTCGATCGTTCCGCATACACCCGCAGCATCAGGCTGTTCTGCTTCGCACGCAGCGTCACCGGTAGCTTCACCTGCTGCCACGCAGCGTCACCCGCAACGTTATCCTCCCAGATCACCACGTCATTCAGCAGCACCTGCTTCACAAACGGGCCCGCACGGTCACTGGTATAAGAATCCTGCACGCTGCAGGCGATAACGACCGTAGCAGGATAGCGCGTAACCGTGAAGTCCTGGTAAATACCCGCAGAAGCGCCTGCTTCCAGACGCGTCCGGCCGGGATAGCGGAGTTCATACGAAGTCCAGGGCGATAAGTATACCGCGTCCGTTAACCCACCGGCGAAGTCCGCTGCGGTCCCTGAATAGCGCCACCCGTCTGCTGTGTCGAACTCGGCATTAAGGAGTGCAGGTAACGGCGATACCACGTAATTCGAGAGTATGCCCGTATTCGTGTGATCAACCTCCGAGGAGACCTTGAGCTGGAACGACTTATACGGCTCCTCGTCTACGTGATCTGAGAACAGCAGAAACTCCAGCTTTAAAAGCGCGCCAAGCCGGTCGGGCACGAATGCAAGTGGCTGCTCCCACCGGACGCCATCCTCCACGAACACCTCCTGGCTGCTGAGCACCGCGCCATCGAGTCGCACCTGCAGGATATAGGTCATTGGTCGGTGCTCGTTATTATCGATACGCGCCAGTACCGCCGCAGGCACACCCAGATGGAGCCTCGTGGGGTGGTAATGCTGCTCCGTGCCGTTCATATCGAATATCGCGAATGAGGTCTCCGGCTCGTTCAAGAGCACCGCCAACGGCTCCAGGCGCACGCTATCCCACCAGACGGTCAGCGGAAAGCTGGTCGCATCTTGCTTCGCATACACCCGCAGCGTGACGCGGTTCGTGCCATTATCGAGCATCACGGGGATCCGGACGTCCTGCCAGCCGTCATCGCCCGCAACATCGTCCTCCCAGACCACCAGATCATTCACCACCGCCTGCATGGAGAGGTACCCCACGCTCCGGGTTGTACGGTAAGAATCGGCGACCGTGAACGAGAGCGTGGCAAGACCTTCCGCAGACTCGAACTCCTGATAAATACCGCCCAGAGCACCCGTGGCTATCGCGGTGCCCGAGGGAATATCGAGTTGATACGTGCTCGCCGGATATGCATCGAGTGCCACCTCGAGCGTTACCCGCTGCCCGTCACCTGTACTGAACTCAGTAGCGGTTGCCAGGTATCCAGCAGGAAGCACGTCCAGCCATAACCGCCCCGGGATTACATCCAGTTCGAAGTAGCCCGTGCTAGCCGTCAGCGCGGACTTATCGTACTGGTCGCGGTCACTGACCACCACCGTCACACCACTCAGGGGCGTCGCATTATAAAGGACATACCCGCTCACCGTGGAGACCGCTGCCGGCAACAGCTCGGGCGGTAACACTGGTATCGTCTCGTTGATCCCCGACAGTTCCGCAACGGTCCGGTTATGCGCGATGATCGGTTCGAGACCCAGGTTGCGTACCAGCGGCTCATCCGCTGTCAGCTCGAACGCCGTCTCCAGCTTCTGGTACTCGCGCGCAGTGATATCGCGCCAGTAAAAGTCCGGCATGAGCTGGAACTCATAAAAACCGGTTTCGTCCGTGATGTTCGTCCGCTCGATCCCGTAACGGTTCGTCACGTGGATCCGGGCGTTCCCGATCGCCACTCCCGTGCGGTTATCAAGCACGTAGCCACTGACCGTCGCATCCTCCACCATCTGGTAGAACTTCGTGTAATGCCCCCGGAAAAGCTCCCCGGTCCTCATAAACTGCCAGTTCGAGTCCAGCTCCATGTCCGAATTCGCGAGCACCGGCAGCTCCGTGAGCGCATAGCCACTCAACGCTGCCAGATTGGCCGGGTTGATCACTGACTCAACCCAGAAGTGCACCGACCGATACGGGCTGGTGAAAGAGCCGTCCTTGAAGAGCAGGAACTCCAGCTTCGCGTGCTGCGACACGTGCCGCGGCGTGAACTGCACGGCATCTTTCCAGGTCTCACCGTGTGACAGGCGGATCTGCTCTTCATGCAGCTGATAGCCGTCCAGCAGCACCTGCAGCGTATACGTCACCGGGGCACGCTCATAGTTCTCGATGACCACACTGATCGTGCTGGGCTCCAGCAGGTGCACCGCTTTCGGATAGGTATCCGCCTTGCCGCCCGCGCCCATGATATATAACGCGGTGTACGGCTCATCATCGATGGTGACCTTCGCATAGATCAGTATCCCGCCTACAATAAGGATCAAGCAGATCACCGCAATGATGAGCGCGCGTTTTAATGCGCTCGGCTTCTCAGCGGTTCGCCGGGGTGCCCGGCACGCTGCGCAGGAGACGCGTGGTAACAGATGCTCCCCCTTGAGGAATCGCAGAAGACCAACGAAGAAGATGAGCACCTGCGCCAGAAGCAGACCGGTGAGATCCGCACCGAGGTCCAGCGCACTCATGCTCCGGCCGGGCACAAAAAACTGGTGCAGCTCGTCCGTGACACCAAAGAGCAGGCCGGCGAGCACCGCGAAAAGCGCCGGCCGGGTGCTCACCATAACACTACGAGACGTGCGGAATGCCAGGTGCAGCAGCAGCCCGAAGACCAGATACAGCAGAACGTGCGCAATCTTGTCCGGATAGAGGTACGCGACATAAAAAGGATACATGAGCACCTCAAGCCCCACTTCCTTGAGATAGTCCACCAATCCGTACAGGAACGCGAACTCATCGAGCCCCGGAAGAGTAGAACGAGAGGAGAGGTAAAAGAGAAACGCCGCATACGCACAGGTCAAAGCAGCGAACAGGTGGTATCTGGTCAGCTTCGCCATAGTATTTTAGTGCTTATAGAATAGAGCTCTGAATTTATAAGAATGGATATGATGCAGATATCATTTTCGCATGTATTGCTTTTTCGCGGCTACCTCATGCATGCTTCCGTAACGAAAAGAGGGTTAGGTAGAATAGAAGAGAAGGGCCGAAAAAGACGCTGAGCAATGTGTGCCGCTGCCGATAGATAGCTCAAGCACAGGCACAAACCGCGCACTACTGCGACTGGCAGCGCAAAGGTCCCGAATTCGGGTATTCGGTCTCATGACTGACGGTGTTCGGGGTTCTTTTCTGATGATGACCCACCCTTCGGGAAAAGGAGGGGGGAAAGTAAAAATGATAAAAATGAGGATCGGAAAAAGGAAATCGATCCATCTCCTTTAATTTTAAATACCTTTTTTCTTGTTGCGATAGTTGAAGAACGCGAACAGCCCTATGAGTGACAGCGCGGGCAGTGCAATCGTTGTAAATTCCGGCACTTCAGTGGTTGCATTTTTCAACTCGATCACGTCATTAGCGCACCACAGGGTAAGGTGTAAGTTGGCTAAATCAGTATCCAAGGGATTGTCCAAGGCGCTTCGTGGTACACTGATTTCATAGATCCAGTTCGGACCAGATTTAATATTTGATGTGTAAGTATGAACATTATCATTGTGCCCAGAATTCACGTGAGCAATAGTCGCAAAATTTCCTCCTACAGCTCCTACAGCTCTATAATAATCGATCTCTCCGATCGCCACCCAATTAGTTGGCCATGTGGACGGCCTTTGGGTTGTGCCTGTCTTAATCCAAGTCGGATTTTTGATTACCCTTCCTTTCGTATTGCCTTGATTTTCTTGTAATACGATGGCGTAATCCGTGCCCTTTATTTCGATCCTCAAGTCGCCTATCGCCTCTTCTGGGACCGATGCGATTATAGCAATGTAGACATTGGTTGCATCACTGTCGAAATACAGCGCTTCTATATCGCAAATCTCGCCACCAGCTGGTTGGGTATGGCCGAATATCTGAGGTTCAATGTACGGTGTGTAGCTAGAGCCGGTACCCTTAATGTGAACACCTGTTCCATAATCTGACCAAATACTACTAGTCGTTACCGCTAAACCGTCACGTCGATTATCTTCCACGATCCAATCGCAGGTTGCACTACTAGGCACCCAATAATGAGCGATATCCTCGAGAGGTGGTGGAGTCACGTATCCTGTCCAATATGCCATCCCTTTGTACCATTCACCCAGGCCCCAGTCACTCAAATCGCCGTCTATGGTGGCTGGGGATGGGAAAGCCATCGCCGGTGCGGTCAGTATCGCTAACAGTACAACGAGAATGAGCGAGCCAAAATAGGTTCCTAGTTTCACTTTTTTGCTTTCACCTCCTAACCGTTCGCTTACCCCAGGGGTTTCATTCATGTTCTCCTATTGGGGCAAGACTGCCTATAAAAGGCTACGGGCTTCCGATTCGTACCTCTGGTACTGATGCAACGTCGGCAAGGCGCGGAGTGCGACCGTTCGAGGGTGAGCGCGGAGGTTGAACCATGAAGTAACGGACGCGATTAGATGATTCCGCCGCAAACCTTCGTGCCGGTTGCTGCGGAGCCTTGGCCGACCGAAGAGGCTGTCCATCGCTAGCTAGAGCTGTGCTAGATGCTGGTTAGTGGCTGGTACAGTAGGGTTTCCAGCCCTGCTGTGTTCCGGCAGGGTACCATAAGTAACAAAGTAACCTGAACGCGCTAAAGAAAGCTTGTCGGCCTCCGCCGCCCGTTTTAACGGGGTTTACGCGCTTACGGCCAACGGCACGTTCGTGCCGTTATCGTACGACTGGATCGCGGCGAGCGCGACCTGGAGTGCATATTTACCCTCCTCGCCTGACGGGCTCGGCCGCTCGCCATTCCCCACCGCGTGGAGGAAATGCTCGAGCTCGTTCCGGAGCGGCTCGCGCGGCTCTACCTTTATTTCTTCGACAGCACCTTCACGCCAGAGCTCCAGGCGCTGGTCCAGATAGTCCGCATGCGCGACCCCCTTCGTGCCGGTCACGGTGATTTTGCGTATCTTATGCGGTGTGAGCCAGTTCGTCTCCACGAACCCCGATTTCCTGCCCGCGTAGTGCAGCAGAATAGACGCGTAATCCTCCTTTATATGGAAGCTGTTGCCACCGATTGCATACACCTGCTGCGCCTGCAGCCCGTACAGGTACGAGATCTGCGAGATCAATGATAATGCCCACATCCCGTATCCGCGCGGGGTTGGGGCCCACCCGGCCAGCGGCAGGAGATCGAAAGCAGCTCGCCCAGCTCGCCACCCACCACAAGCTCCTTCAACTTCTGGATCACCGGGTTGAACCGCTCGATATGACCCACCATCAGCTTCACACCCGCGCGACGCGCAGCTTCTATTATAGCGTCCGCTCCGCTCAGGGTGTCCGCGATCGGCTTCTCCACCAGCAGGTGCACACCATATCCAGCGGCTTTCGTCGCGACTTCGCGGTGCAGGCTCGTCGGTACCGCGATGCTCACCGAATCGAGATCCTGCTGCAGCAACTGCTCGTAGTCCGTATAAGCGTCCGTGTGGTAGGCCGCGGCCACCTCACGCGCCTGCGGTTCACGCGGGTCCGCAACGCCGACCAGCTCCGCGGCCGCAAGCTCATGATAGAGCCTGGCATGGTGCACGCCCATCGCGCCCACACCGATCACGCCCACCCGTAACCGTTTCATCTTCTTCCGTTTTCCTCCCAGCGCCGGTTCTTTGCTGAATGAAGCTCCCCCCGTTCGGAAAAAGGAGGGGGGAAAGTAAAAATGATAAAAAATGAGGATCGGAAAAAGGAAATCGATCCATCTTCTTTAAGATTATTGTTTCTTCTTGCGGTAGCTGAAGAACGCAAAGAGTCCTACGAGTGACAGTGCGGGTAGTGCAATCGTTGAGAATTCCGGGATCTCTGGACCACAGTACGGTCCCCATATTTTCCCCAGATATTCGTTAGTTCCAAATTTCACAGCAAGGTCATTGTTGGATAGGTAATAATTGCCACTCAATGTAAACCAAAAGAGTGTGGGTACTCCCTTACCGATGTTTACTTCATCGAATTTTACGCCTACTATTGAGTTCGCGGGATTGATTTCATCTTGGTAATATACGGGTTGAGGTTCACCATCAATAAGCTTGTCTGGCATGCACCAAAAGGTGATCCAGTGACTGATCTCGGGGTACGCTGCTTCATTATAGTTGGTCACTCTGTAATACCAGGTCACTCCTCCGTTAGTAGCTTCAACACCCAGAAACTCTATCATATGATTGTTGCAAAACTCTACGTCGTATGCGTCTGCACACTCATCAATATAAGGATAATCCCAAGGATTGTTAGTTGGTGGTTCATTGCCGGTACTATTAGCAAATGTCAAAGATAGCGAAGCAACTAACGCAGCTACAACGATTATCGATATAAACGTTCCTCTGAGTTTCACTTTTTTGCTTTCACCTCCTAACCGTTCGCTTCCCTCGCGGGTTCATGTTATCCTATTGGAGCAACAATGCCTATAAAAGGCTACGGGCTTTTGATTCGTACCTCTGGTACTGACGCATCGGAGACGAGATGAGGAGCGCTGACGGGCGACCGTTCATCCAGGATCATGATGCGTATCCACAGGTTCAGCTGCCCGTATCGGCGGCGAATACAACCTCCGCTCAGCCTGTGCGGATACCGTGTGCGCCGCCACCAGCTGCTGCCTTCCATCACCCACCGCATCTTCGAGCGCCAGCACGCGGCGGCGTAG from Methanomicrobia archaeon harbors:
- the artC gene encoding archaeosortase C; its protein translation is MATARETGKNVNKSQKLLLVLFLIFIIAGFIELTYGSAYLGAAFFALSVLMLIKLSTDRRIARKQNNRRILLLLGATLLFADLLYNYYTQSTLQTLDSMVLLLGVSLILASVRNEQVRDIGLFSAYLSSFFIAFFMIIYVVPTRLGIGLPLYYGHYAVLLPVFYVLRLFGLELSLVPDTLGLIDVHGTEFMTLKMDLACFGWYSMFLIISTLLAYSIVLHRFTRRDFIKFLLILTGASYAANFLRVTVLVALGFYYGFDTMMLAHSHLGWVLFAVILLPVLYYLLLSEDYPSADSTNVSGRE
- a CDS encoding DUF1616 domain-containing protein — its product is MGVWRMTQEMDRLIEKTIIIAIILGVVVAAYLIWVASQESYSALYLYPDSYTNYVEAGETISFVYGVQSFETERTRYILLIYVGNELRDTKEFWLDREAIHEETQTITLPEEIDFPLKVQLLLEANGNSYDVHFWLKEKSV
- a CDS encoding DUF1616 domain-containing protein; this encodes MAKLTRYHLFAALTCAYAAFLFYLSSRSTLPGLDEFAFLYGLVDYLKEVGLEVLMYPFYVAYLYPDKIAHVLLYLVFGLLLHLAFRTSRSVMVSTRPALFAVLAGLLFGVTDELHQFFVPGRSMSALDLGADLTGLLLAQVLIFFVGLLRFLKGEHLLPRVSCAACRAPRRTAEKPSALKRALIIAVICLILIVGGILIYAKVTIDDEPYTALYIMGAGGKADTYPKAVHLLEPSTISVVIENYERAPVTYTLQVLLDGYQLHEEQIRLSHGETWKDAVQFTPRHVSQHAKLEFLLFKDGSFTSPYRSVHFWVESVINPANLAALSGYALTELPVLANSDMELDSNWQFMRTGELFRGHYTKFYQMVEDATVSGYVLDNRTGVAIGNARIHVTNRYGIERTNITDETGFYEFQLMPDFYWRDITAREYQKLETAFELTADEPLVRNLGLEPIIAHNRTVAELSGINETIPVLPPELLPAAVSTVSGYVLYNATPLSGVTVVVSDRDQYDKSALTASTGYFELDVIPGRLWLDVLPAGYLATATEFSTGDGQRVTLEVALDAYPASTYQLDIPSGTAIATGALGGIYQEFESAEGLATLSFTVADSYRTTRSVGYLSMQAVVNDLVVWEDDVAGDDGWQDVRIPVMLDNGTNRVTLRVYAKQDATSFPLTVWWDSVRLEPLAVLLNEPETSFAIFDMNGTEQHYHPTRLHLGVPAAVLARIDNNEHRPMTYILQVRLDGAVLSSQEVFVEDGVRWEQPLAFVPDRLGALLKLEFLLFSDHVDEEPYKSFQLKVSSEVDHTNTGILSNYVVSPLPALLNAEFDTADGWRYSGTAADFAGGLTDAVYLSPWTSYELRYPGRTRLEAGASAGIYQDFTVTRYPATVVIACSVQDSYTSDRAGPFVKQVLLNDVVIWEDNVAGDAAWQQVKLPVTLRAKQNSLMLRVYAERSSSDFPITVWWDDVRIEPITALLEESLPASFAILDAAGREDTYPTALYLGEPMAFLARVEHHDRAEQEYLLQLRFEGRVLQTRSKWLKQGETWEQPLTFTSDRVGSTQQLEFLLFKSRVSEKPYRFIALSVSTALNLNTLEPLVRYGLEPLPVVDNGDMRSIGWWTFASRGHFDSALYAHENTSPPFSYGMTQRGRLTSGDYAALSQDVYVANDGVAVLSFTVRDTYETTSAEGKKLIKQVLVNDEVVWSDDVSGRDAGYTGWVVEEFVGPYWIWNEHIKTREAFNDWVQSRYDWWEAEWIKRTVPRVKSGWRLVEVPVYLTAGDTTVTLRVYAAESVEYLDVTVYWDDVAFTPIGDLVQVGDRTRLRRYR
- a CDS encoding PEF-CTERM sorting domain-containing protein, with translation MKLRGTFISIIVVAALVASLSLTFANSTGNEPPTNNPWDYPYIDECADAYDVEFCNNHMIEFLGVEATNGGVTWYYRVTNYNEAAYPEISHWITFWCMPDKLIDGEPQPVYYQDEINPANSIVGVKFDEVNIGKGVPTLFWFTLSGNYYLSNNDLAVKFGTNEYLGKIWGPYCGPEIPEFSTIALPALSLVGLFAFFSYRKKKQ